One Natator depressus isolate rNatDep1 chromosome 6, rNatDep2.hap1, whole genome shotgun sequence DNA window includes the following coding sequences:
- the RHOD gene encoding rho-related GTP-binding protein RhoD: MESEGGAGGMETELTEIKAVIVGDGGCGKTSLLMVFAKGDFPRVYVPTVFEKYSASFQIDLHRLATNLWDTAGQEDYNRLRPLSYTGAHVILMCFDVTTPNSFDNILTKWYPEVNHFCKGIPIVLVGCKTDLRKDKVLLRQLHEDQLEPITYHKAEAMAREVHAVTYLECSAKYQENITDIFMEASSAALSTMRKSQRKQKPKRSCLLS; encoded by the exons ATGGAGTCGGAGGGAGGGGCAG GGGGCATGGAGACGGAGCTCACTGAGATCAAAGCTGTGATTGTGGGGGACGGTGGCTGTGGAAAGACTTCCCTGCTCATGGTCTTCGCCAAGGGGGATTTCCCCAGG GTCTATGTCCCCACAGTGTTTGAGAAGTACTCTGCCTCTTTCCAGATTGATTTGCACCGGCTTGCCACCAATCTGTGGGACACAGCGG GGCAGGAAGATTACAACAGGCTCCGCCCCCTCTCCTACACAGGAGCCCACGTGATTCTCATGTGCTTCGACGTCACCACTCCCAACAGCTTCGACAACATTCTCACAAAG TGGTACCCAGAGGTGAATCACTTCTGCAAGGGCATCCCCATCGTGCTGGTGGGCTGCAAGACTGACCTGAGGAAGGACAAGGTCCTTCTGAGGCAGCTCCATGAGGACCAGCTGGAGCCCATCACCTACCATAAG GCAGAGGCCATGGCCCGGGAGGTGCACGCTGTCACCTACCTCGAGTGCTCGGCCAAGTACCAGGAGAACATCACCGACATCTTCATGGAGGCCTCCAGCGCCGCCTTGAGCACCATGCGGAAGAGCCAGCGCAAACAAAAACCCAAGAGGAGCTGCCTGCTCTCCTAG